One part of the Dermacentor silvarum isolate Dsil-2018 chromosome 6, BIME_Dsil_1.4, whole genome shotgun sequence genome encodes these proteins:
- the LOC119456920 gene encoding uncharacterized protein LOC119456920, translated as MTNMFGHRTCVVLSVLFVVCWMESALASNLNSSLCNGLCLKTTHATLFCEVAFAAPPCHAETELCCGEVRHPEPLQIADDESASLGKPVWLSRANNYQGSARQARNVYLDILKLLLTEYLRASVASQYKAIAEKQTSANSTEQYDPTWPEENDIFKTVSPGYASETTSTTPSPASSDGLQLGPPHSFDGNVSSQGYAASQVSLPSRNGSFSGNSTLAPLAESAHPTASISNTEGVETTSEKVVYPCPGNCMSTYFTWFCKKTSSDYECSDGRVCCLPITTTIPPEVVVPECTGTCILPQLTGLCKKPARLLLKTTTCSRNSICCSETPRLW; from the exons ATGACGAACATGTTTGGCCACAGAACCTGCGTCGTGCTCTCTGTGCTGTTCGTCGTTTGCTGGATGGAGAGTGCATTAGCAA GCAATCTCAATAGCAGCCTTTGCAACGGGCTCTGTCTCAAGACTACTCATGCAACATTGTTCTGTGAAGTCGCTTTCGCCGCACCGCCATGTCACGCGGAAACCGAGTTGTGCTGTGGTGAAGTCAGACACCCCGAACCACTGCAGATAGCGGATGACGAGTCAGCTTCATTGGGAAAACCAGTGTGGTTGTCTAGGGCCAACAATTATCAAGGCAGCGCGCGCCAGGCCAGGAACGTGTACCTGGACATTCTAAAGCTGCTCCTGACTGAATATCTCAGAGCATCCGTGGCTTCGCAGTACAAAGCTATCGCAGAGAAGCAGACGTCTGCCAATTCAACAGAACAGTACGATCCTACTTGGCCGGAAGAAAATGACATCTTCAAGACGGTGTCACCTGGATACGCTTCGGAAACAACTTCCACTACGCCTTCCCCTGCAAGCTCCGACGGACTTCAACTAGGACCCCCTCACTCATTCGACGGGAATGTCTCATCTCAAGGGTATGCAGCTTCTCAAGTCAGTCTGCCTTCACGCAACGGTTCTTTCTCGGGAAACTCTACGCTGGCACCTTTGGCTGAGAGCGCACACCCGACAGCATCGATATCAAATACAGAAGGCGTCGAAACAACATCGGAGAAGGTGGTATACCCGTGTCCGGGAAACTGCATGTCGACCTACTTCACGTGGTTTTGCAAGAAAACGAGCTCGGACTACGAATGCTCGGATGGCAGGGTTTGCTGCCTGCCCATCACGACAACGATCCCGCCCGAGGTTGTGGTGCCTGAGTGTACTGGCACCTGCATCCTCCCACAGCTCACTGGCCTTTGCAAGAAGCCTGCTCGACTCCTGCTCAAGACGACCACTTGCAGCCGAAATTCGATATGCTGCAGTGAGACGCCGAGGCTTTGGTAG